In Bacillus sp. FJAT-45037, the following are encoded in one genomic region:
- a CDS encoding enoyl-CoA hydratase, producing MSAKVELQKENGVAVVTINNPPLNVMDKEVIMSLRSIFVELEEDRETVCIILTSAGEDAFMAGADIKEFPGLMVHPNMKEPVMETHAFLNQIDFCGKPTIAVLNGLTFGGGCELALTCDIRIAEEHTQIGLPEIKLGLFPGGGGTQRLPRLIGEAKAKEMMYTGDPIDANTALAIGLVNHVTEKGAGLDKAMELAKRISRHSLPALKCIKEAVDEGLDMSFPAAIEHEADLFTKVFQTEDIKEGVTAFIEKRKPVFKHR from the coding sequence ATGAGTGCTAAAGTTGAATTGCAAAAAGAGAACGGGGTAGCAGTTGTTACGATTAATAACCCGCCGTTAAATGTGATGGATAAAGAAGTCATTATGAGTCTTCGCAGCATCTTTGTTGAACTTGAAGAAGACCGCGAGACGGTATGCATCATTTTAACAAGTGCAGGCGAAGATGCGTTTATGGCGGGTGCAGACATTAAAGAGTTCCCAGGGTTAATGGTTCATCCGAATATGAAAGAGCCAGTAATGGAAACTCATGCCTTTTTAAATCAAATTGACTTTTGTGGAAAGCCAACCATTGCTGTGTTGAACGGCCTAACATTCGGTGGTGGTTGTGAACTAGCTTTAACATGTGACATCCGCATTGCTGAAGAGCATACACAAATTGGGCTACCAGAGATCAAGCTTGGATTGTTTCCTGGCGGTGGAGGCACCCAGCGTTTGCCTCGATTAATTGGTGAAGCCAAAGCGAAAGAGATGATGTACACAGGCGATCCGATTGACGCAAACACAGCTCTTGCGATTGGCTTGGTCAATCATGTGACGGAAAAAGGAGCGGGATTAGACAAAGCTATGGAGCTTGCCAAACGAATAAGCCGTCACTCTCTCCCAGCTCTTAAGTGCATTAAAGAAGCAGTCGATGAAGGATTAGATATGAGCTTCCCGGCAGCAATTGAACATGAAGCTGATCTGTTTACAAAAGTGTTTCAAACCGAAGACATTAAAGAAGGTGTGACGGCGTTTATTGAAAAGCGTAAACCTGTGTTTAAGCACCGTTAA